In one window of Gymnogyps californianus isolate 813 chromosome 9, ASM1813914v2, whole genome shotgun sequence DNA:
- the LOC127019647 gene encoding TLR adapter interacting with SLC15A4 on the lysosome-like has protein sequence MLAEGILTSLVYKESCHQDKPRKSHASKKDKEGLWRQKLVDNPKIKGVADGREKQDEISARSSKMEHRSGPQWGSVKEVPAKDQKTLVKGTVSPALHIPKREQNTEPMDLYRSWSCNSIYQNYPDLHIGGDHVGDHTCDSGCVLDHVCEELPDGPVLLSVDIPLGQSPLCERPEKPSIKSLSGDEAGERSIMLCEEPLSNSVLNKYMETKVAELYKQFFEENLTRCGSVTNLLTCSLIRNNLNQISFQISQEPNIETSKAREVLLHSLALFSLHNTTNRNSSEFSTPNLQISNPACMKKSCRMQLTS, from the coding sequence ATGTTGGCAGAAGGCATCTTAACTAGCCTCGTATATAAAGAAAGCTGTCATCAAGATAAACCTCGCAAATCTCATGCATCCAAAAAGGATAAAGAGGGACTCTGGAGACAGAAGCTTGTAGACAACCCAAAAATTAAAGGCGTTGCTGATGGACGTGAGAAGCAGGATGAGATCTCTGCTAGAAGTAGCAAAATGGAACACAGGAGCGGTCCTCAATGGGGATCCGTAAAAGAGGTACCTGCAAAAGATCAGAAAACGCTTGTTAAAGGAACCGTATCACCAGCTTTACATATCcccaaaagagaacaaaatactGAACCGATGGATTTGTATAGATCCTGGTCATGCAACAGCATTTATCAAAACTATCCTGACTTACACATTGGGGGAGACCATGTGGGGGACCATACGTGTGATTCAGGTTGTGTTTTGGACCATGTGTGTGAGGAGCTTCCCGATGGCCCTGTCTTACTGTCCGTAGATATTCCTCTAGGTCAGTCCCCTCTATGTGAGCGTCCCGAGAAGCCAAGTATAAAGTCCCTGTCTGGAGATGAAGCTGGAGAAAGGAGTATCATGCTCTGTGAGGAGCCTCTTTCAAACTCCGTGCTCAACAAGTACATGGAAACAAAAGTGGCGGAGCTCTATAAACagttttttgaagaaaacttgaCCCGGTGTGGTTCTGTAACAAACCTCCTCACTTGCAGCTTGATAAGGAATAACCTGAATCAGATAAGCTTTCAGATATCACAGGAGCCGAATATAGAAACATCAAAAGCCAGAGAAGTGCTCTTGCACTCTTTAGCTTTGTTTAGTTTGCACAACACTACCAATAGAAATAGCTCTGAGTTTAGTACTCCAAACTTACAAATCTCAAACCCAGCATGCATGAAGAAGAGCTGCAGGATGCAGTTGACATCATGA